In the Hordeum vulgare subsp. vulgare chromosome 7H, MorexV3_pseudomolecules_assembly, whole genome shotgun sequence genome, one interval contains:
- the LOC123408866 gene encoding uncharacterized protein LOC123408866 — MPPLPLVVEQHIHFTGQFCPFYRTGERPLRTGRGAHVQPGGHWCGCLIMRPQGSLDTGRIGNKSVHPLWLVFSDEFVASNIHADTSLRLDEVNNNGRTCLAKSEHNQHILLWLGKESARASHPSQRVQESRGEGSAIISLACWLLL; from the exons ATGCCTCCTCTTCCCCTCGTCGTCGAGCAGCACATCCACTTCACCGGCCAGTTCTGTCCCTTCTACCGGACTGGAGAGCGCCCCCTCCGTACGGGGCGCGGTGCCCATGTCCAACCAGGTGGCCACTGGTGTGGCTGCCTAATCATGCGGCCCCAAGGATCACTAGATACGGGGAGGATCGGAAACAAATCAGTGCATCCCCTTTGGCTGGTTTTTTCTGATGAGTTCGTTGCGTCCAACATCCATGCAGATACAAGTTTGAGATTGGATGA GGTGAACAACAACGGAAGAACATGCCTTGCCAAGAGTGAGCATAATCAACATATTTTGCTTTGGCTTGGCAAAGAATCTGCACGTGCATCGCATCCATCCCAGCGGGTACAAGAAAGCCGAGGCGAAGGTAGTGCAATCATCTCACTGGCATGTTGGCTTCTCCTCTAG